A single Sulfurimonas aquatica DNA region contains:
- a CDS encoding (Fe-S)-binding protein — protein sequence MGKLLEDIFSFDEIQDDCVKCGKCIPVCTIHIVNPDEVTSPRGFIDLLGAYKRGQLDLDKNAKDIFESCFLCTNCVDVCPKELPTDMIIEQVRSDIADKFGIAWYKKAFFLLLRYRWMNDIAFKLGWVFQTCGFKIKAETDSMNSRFSIPMLKAERTLPSLRKKSFLNSHPESIDNGGKRKVAIFIGCLANYNYVDIGNSLLEILGALEIDAFLAKSQKCCSAPAYFTGDFDTVDNNAKFNIEYFESFSKDVEAIIVPEATCSAMLKVDYEHYFHDQPEWKARAKAIMEKVYMATEWLQNHTELEALLATKKQDTKIVTYHDPCHARKVQGVYEAPRNLVRQNYNIVEMSDPNACCGFGGVTMQTEKYRFAKAAGVPKAAMIKKTGAEIVSAECSACRMQINNSMGLAGVDTVFKNPIELIAEALKN from the coding sequence ATGGGTAAATTATTAGAAGATATTTTCAGTTTTGATGAGATACAAGATGATTGTGTCAAGTGTGGTAAGTGTATACCAGTATGTACGATTCATATCGTAAACCCAGATGAGGTGACATCTCCACGTGGTTTTATAGATCTACTTGGTGCTTATAAACGTGGTCAGTTAGACTTAGATAAAAATGCTAAAGATATATTTGAATCATGTTTTTTATGTACTAACTGTGTTGATGTATGTCCAAAAGAGTTGCCAACAGATATGATAATTGAGCAAGTTCGTTCAGATATAGCGGATAAATTTGGCATTGCATGGTATAAAAAAGCCTTTTTTCTACTACTACGTTATCGCTGGATGAATGATATAGCGTTTAAACTTGGTTGGGTATTTCAAACTTGTGGCTTTAAGATAAAAGCTGAAACTGACTCTATGAACTCGCGTTTTTCTATTCCAATGTTAAAAGCGGAGAGAACACTGCCTAGTTTGAGAAAAAAATCATTTTTAAACTCTCACCCAGAAAGTATAGATAATGGCGGGAAAAGAAAAGTAGCTATCTTTATAGGGTGTCTAGCAAACTATAACTATGTAGATATTGGAAATTCACTATTAGAAATCCTAGGAGCTTTAGAGATAGACGCTTTTTTAGCAAAATCTCAAAAGTGTTGTTCCGCTCCTGCATACTTTACAGGTGATTTTGATACAGTTGATAATAACGCGAAGTTTAATATCGAATACTTTGAGAGTTTTTCTAAAGACGTAGAAGCTATCATCGTTCCTGAAGCTACCTGTTCAGCAATGCTTAAAGTTGACTATGAACACTACTTTCATGACCAACCAGAGTGGAAGGCCCGTGCAAAGGCTATTATGGAAAAAGTTTATATGGCTACAGAGTGGTTGCAAAATCATACTGAGTTAGAAGCGCTTTTAGCCACTAAAAAACAAGATACGAAAATAGTTACTTATCATGACCCTTGTCATGCAAGAAAAGTTCAAGGAGTATATGAAGCACCTAGGAACTTAGTGAGACAAAACTATAACATCGTTGAGATGAGTGACCCTAATGCTTGTTGTGGTTTTGGCGGAGTGACTATGCAGACTGAAAAGTATAGATTTGCCAAAGCGGCAGGAGTTCCTAAAGCGGCTATGATTAAAAAAACAGGTGCTGAGATAGTAAGTGCAGAGTGTTCGGCTTGTAGAATGCAGATAAATAACTCTATGGGTTTAGCTGGAGTTGATACAGTCTTTAAGAACCCAATAGAGCTAATAGCTGAGGCACTAAAAAACTAG
- the lgt gene encoding prolipoprotein diacylglyceryl transferase has protein sequence MEHFVWGTDPVALSFGSVRVFWYGIFFASAILSGLQFIKWVYKREGKSDESMDALFTYAVIGIVVGARLGHCFFYDPAYYLANPLKIIAVWEGGLASHGGGIGFIIALWFYVRKYKMNFIWLLDRATMPTAIFAFFVRMGNFMNSEIVGTKSELPWAIVFSRVDEFARHPAQVYEAISYLAIFFLLTYLYKTRTSLKPGILFGVFLTTVFSARFLIEFVKTKQAAYSTEIALSTGQLLSIPFLIIGVGFIIWSYKK, from the coding sequence ATGGAGCATTTTGTTTGGGGTACGGACCCAGTTGCACTCTCTTTTGGAAGCGTAAGAGTTTTTTGGTACGGTATTTTCTTTGCGAGCGCAATTCTCTCAGGTTTGCAGTTTATAAAATGGGTATATAAACGCGAGGGTAAAAGTGATGAGTCTATGGATGCTCTTTTTACTTATGCTGTTATTGGCATAGTTGTAGGGGCGAGGCTTGGACACTGTTTCTTTTATGACCCGGCATATTATTTAGCAAATCCTCTTAAAATTATTGCTGTGTGGGAGGGTGGTCTTGCCTCTCATGGCGGAGGCATCGGCTTTATCATTGCACTTTGGTTTTATGTAAGAAAATATAAAATGAACTTTATATGGTTACTTGATCGTGCGACTATGCCTACGGCAATCTTTGCATTTTTTGTTCGAATGGGTAACTTTATGAACTCAGAAATAGTTGGAACAAAGAGTGAACTACCGTGGGCTATAGTATTTAGTAGAGTTGATGAGTTTGCTAGACATCCTGCCCAAGTGTATGAAGCTATTTCGTACTTAGCTATATTTTTTCTACTTACGTATTTATATAAAACTAGAACTTCTTTAAAACCTGGAATTCTCTTTGGAGTTTTTTTAACTACAGTTTTTTCAGCAAGATTTTTAATAGAGTTTGTAAAAACAAAGCAGGCAGCATACTCAACTGAGATAGCTCTTAGTACAGGTCAACTGTTAAGTATCCCATTTCTTATTATTGGTGTGGGATTTATCATTTGGAGTTATAAAAAGTAG
- a CDS encoding DUF1294 domain-containing protein: MQTAIFIYFIFVNIAAFVVYTFDKFRSRVGASRISEKELHTFSLIGGFLGATLSMALFHHKVSKVSFLLIHIAIMILWIALILYYFTQIDELNFIS, translated from the coding sequence GTGCAAACAGCTATCTTCATATACTTTATCTTTGTAAATATAGCTGCGTTTGTGGTCTATACTTTCGATAAGTTTCGCTCTCGTGTTGGAGCTTCTCGCATTTCTGAAAAAGAGTTGCATACTTTTTCACTTATAGGTGGATTTTTAGGAGCGACGTTAAGCATGGCTCTTTTTCATCATAAAGTCTCAAAAGTCTCTTTTTTGCTAATACATATCGCTATTATGATACTTTGGATAGCTTTAATTCTTTACTATTTTACTCAAATTGATGAGCTCAACTTTATCTCTTAA
- a CDS encoding DUF2062 domain-containing protein, which yields MIRKTLKQTSKSEKLKAFIKKSKIPPEFLATNRRMISRGVLIGIFIAFIPMPMQMAAVLLFMPFVRFNVPIALAMCWLSNPLTMPPMYYMEYMTGAFFLGSEIAPVEMTLNWFSENIDNIFIPLYVGTLFYSVIGSLSAYWAVNHFWKSSVHSAKKKHRHHR from the coding sequence ATGATAAGAAAGACACTTAAACAGACTTCAAAAAGTGAAAAATTAAAAGCCTTTATAAAAAAGTCGAAAATACCACCAGAGTTTTTAGCTACTAATAGAAGAATGATATCTCGTGGCGTTCTTATAGGTATATTTATAGCGTTTATACCTATGCCAATGCAGATGGCGGCCGTACTACTTTTCATGCCCTTTGTACGTTTTAACGTACCCATCGCGTTAGCTATGTGTTGGCTTAGTAATCCCCTTACAATGCCACCAATGTACTATATGGAGTATATGACGGGTGCTTTTTTTCTAGGTTCTGAGATAGCTCCTGTTGAGATGACTCTTAACTGGTTTAGTGAGAATATAGACAATATTTTTATACCACTCTATGTAGGAACGCTCTTTTACTCTGTTATCGGGTCATTATCAGCTTACTGGGCGGTAAATCATTTTTGGAAATCTTCAGTGCATTCAGCAAAGAAAAAACATAGACATCATAGATAA
- a CDS encoding bifunctional diguanylate cyclase/phosphodiesterase — protein sequence MVPVIIGPVCLVWFVIYLSLGHNFSSVIPLAYATSSLYAIWRFSKNKNLLIMQKTQMFLILLLPFFLMWSLGGFAQSGYIFLWAFFAPIASLIHEKKSKSIYWLYSFIALVIFSVFIDQWLMQLPLQKVSQSTIEVFIFLNISAALSGIYYLIKYFINENDKNAYQRLSDNISYLESYKSNIDNNLIVTRTDLDGFITFANQNFYNITGYTQADVIGQNHNIVRHPSTHKSVFVELWDTILSKKTWHGHIENLAKDGSSYWVDTTISPILNKDNEIVEFIAIRHNISKLIAQKNKLIEMLYVDSLTKLKNRNALLDKIKDPPRVSCMLINIDSFSQINNLYGEDFGNEVLKEFANFLLSEIEHIDNANLYRQSGDEFIITCTQRNTETIIAIATNLIHHNSENVITIRDQKISLNVTIGISLEKNKLLLQTAHMALIAAKRRSKILVIYSDELSLSTEYENNIRWIKEIKDAIYDDRITIYFQPIVDNANNKINKYETLIRLIDKDGNPIIPFHFLEIAKKAKLYKQLTKIVIKKSFEVFKETDYEFSINITIDDILDKDITAFIIKTLEKYNISNRVIFEIVESESIENFDKIEEFINKVKSYGCRISIDDFGTGYSNFEHLMRLQADFIKIDGSIIKEIAHDKRSALITSVIVAFAKEMGIETIGEYVENKEINDKLITLGVNKSQGYYFDKPQAILGKSNDKKDT from the coding sequence ATGGTTCCTGTTATTATTGGTCCTGTCTGCCTTGTGTGGTTTGTTATCTACCTCTCTTTAGGTCATAATTTCTCTTCAGTTATCCCTTTAGCTTATGCAACTTCATCTCTCTATGCGATTTGGCGTTTTAGTAAAAATAAAAACCTTCTTATAATGCAAAAAACACAAATGTTCTTAATTTTACTCTTGCCATTTTTTCTAATGTGGTCTCTTGGGGGATTTGCGCAGAGTGGTTATATATTTCTATGGGCCTTTTTTGCTCCTATAGCATCCCTTATACATGAAAAAAAATCAAAATCCATATACTGGCTCTACTCCTTTATAGCCCTAGTTATTTTTTCAGTTTTTATTGACCAGTGGTTGATGCAACTTCCGCTACAAAAAGTTTCACAAAGTACTATAGAAGTTTTTATCTTTTTAAATATATCTGCTGCCTTGTCGGGTATATACTATCTTATAAAGTATTTTATAAATGAAAATGACAAAAATGCATATCAGCGACTCAGTGACAATATTTCATATCTTGAGAGTTATAAATCAAACATTGACAACAACCTTATAGTTACTAGAACGGACCTTGATGGCTTTATTACTTTTGCAAATCAAAACTTTTACAACATAACGGGCTATACACAAGCAGATGTTATAGGACAAAACCATAACATAGTACGCCATCCAAGTACTCACAAGTCTGTTTTCGTAGAGCTCTGGGACACAATACTTTCAAAAAAAACCTGGCATGGACATATAGAAAACCTTGCTAAAGACGGTAGCAGTTACTGGGTCGATACTACTATTTCGCCTATCCTTAATAAAGATAATGAGATAGTAGAGTTTATCGCTATCAGGCACAATATAAGTAAACTTATAGCACAAAAAAACAAGCTTATAGAGATGCTATATGTAGACAGTCTAACAAAACTAAAAAATAGAAATGCCCTTTTAGACAAAATTAAAGATCCTCCAAGAGTGTCATGTATGCTTATTAATATAGACAGCTTTAGTCAAATCAATAATCTCTACGGTGAGGATTTTGGTAATGAAGTACTAAAAGAGTTTGCCAACTTTCTTTTGTCTGAAATAGAGCATATAGATAACGCAAATCTATATAGACAGAGTGGTGATGAATTTATAATTACATGTACACAGAGAAACACCGAGACAATCATTGCTATAGCAACAAACTTAATTCATCATAATAGTGAGAATGTTATAACGATTAGAGATCAAAAAATATCACTTAATGTAACGATTGGTATATCATTAGAAAAAAATAAACTTCTTTTACAAACGGCGCACATGGCGCTTATTGCAGCTAAAAGAAGATCAAAAATATTAGTTATTTATAGTGATGAATTATCGCTCTCAACTGAGTATGAGAATAATATAAGATGGATTAAAGAGATTAAAGATGCTATTTATGATGATAGAATCACCATTTATTTCCAACCCATAGTTGACAATGCAAATAACAAAATTAACAAATATGAAACACTTATACGACTCATTGACAAGGATGGCAACCCTATCATACCTTTTCATTTTTTAGAAATTGCAAAAAAAGCAAAACTTTATAAACAACTAACAAAAATTGTAATTAAAAAAAGTTTTGAAGTATTTAAAGAGACAGACTATGAATTTTCTATAAATATTACAATAGATGATATTTTAGATAAAGATATAACAGCCTTTATTATTAAAACTTTAGAAAAATATAATATATCAAATAGAGTTATATTTGAAATTGTAGAGAGTGAAAGTATAGAGAACTTTGACAAAATTGAAGAGTTTATAAACAAGGTAAAATCTTATGGATGTAGAATATCCATTGATGATTTTGGTACAGGGTACTCAAACTTTGAACATCTAATGCGTCTTCAAGCTGATTTCATAAAAATTGATGGTAGTATTATAAAAGAGATTGCCCATGACAAACGCTCTGCTCTTATTACCTCAGTAATAGTAGCGTTTGCCAAAGAGATGGGCATAGAAACAATAGGCGAGTATGTAGAGAATAAAGAGATTAATGATAAACTCATTACTCTAGGCGTGAACAAATCTCAAGGATACTACTTTGATAAGCCTCAAGCTATTTTAGGTAAAAGTAATGATAAGAAAGACACTTAA
- a CDS encoding DEAD/DEAH box helicase: MSFEKLGVFKPLLDAIKDLGYENPTSIQTKAIPYVLAKKDVFATAQTGTGKTAAFALPLLQRLRKRQEGKGVRAVILSPTRELSIQIYEDIEKYAKNMDIKTMILVGGKDLDAQRNKLKAGVEIVIATPGRLMEHMETGLSLVDVETFILDEADRMLDMGFTKDIRKIHPLLPKRHQTLLFSATFSDKVRKLSKLILTKPMFIETAKKNTTVDTINQVAYLVDKERKAALLAYLIGSRNYPQVLVFTRTKKSADELVIELKKDGLKCGIIHGDKTKANRLKTLTQFKEGHYKVLVATDIASRGLDIEHLPYVINYELPSIPEDYVHRVGRTGRAGRNGEAISLIDIYEKYDMRDIEKLIGQKIPQDTVEGFEPDPTIRRKDVDEVKLKAEHKRASDKRERKHSKNNSNMPQTRKQAIASKKKRKTTKRD, translated from the coding sequence ATGTCATTTGAAAAACTAGGAGTGTTTAAGCCCCTGCTTGATGCTATAAAAGATTTGGGTTATGAGAATCCAACATCTATACAAACAAAGGCAATACCTTATGTCTTAGCAAAAAAAGATGTTTTTGCTACAGCACAAACAGGAACAGGAAAAACTGCTGCATTTGCACTTCCTCTGCTTCAGCGTTTACGTAAACGCCAAGAGGGTAAGGGTGTGAGAGCTGTTATACTCTCTCCAACACGAGAACTCTCTATACAGATATATGAAGATATAGAGAAGTATGCTAAAAATATGGACATCAAAACTATGATTTTAGTGGGTGGAAAAGATTTAGACGCACAAAGAAACAAGCTTAAAGCGGGTGTTGAGATTGTTATAGCTACTCCTGGAAGATTGATGGAACATATGGAAACTGGACTTTCTTTAGTAGATGTGGAGACGTTTATACTTGATGAAGCAGATAGAATGCTTGACATGGGTTTTACTAAAGACATTAGAAAGATTCATCCACTTTTACCTAAACGCCACCAAACGCTTCTTTTCTCAGCAACATTTAGTGATAAGGTGAGAAAGCTTTCAAAGTTGATACTGACGAAGCCTATGTTTATAGAGACTGCAAAGAAAAATACAACAGTAGATACTATAAACCAAGTTGCCTACTTAGTGGATAAAGAGAGAAAAGCGGCACTTTTGGCTTACCTCATAGGTTCAAGAAACTACCCTCAAGTCTTAGTTTTTACGCGAACTAAAAAGAGTGCTGATGAGTTAGTTATAGAGCTTAAAAAAGATGGACTTAAGTGTGGAATCATTCATGGAGATAAAACAAAGGCAAATCGTCTTAAAACTCTTACTCAGTTTAAAGAGGGGCACTATAAAGTTTTAGTGGCGACGGACATCGCTTCTCGTGGACTAGATATTGAGCATCTTCCTTATGTTATAAACTACGAACTTCCATCTATTCCTGAGGATTACGTACATCGCGTTGGACGTACTGGTCGTGCTGGGCGTAATGGTGAAGCAATCTCTCTTATAGATATCTATGAGAAGTATGATATGAGAGACATTGAAAAGCTTATAGGTCAAAAAATACCTCAAGATACGGTTGAAGGTTTTGAGCCGGATCCTACTATTAGAAGAAAAGACGTAGACGAGGTAAAACTCAAAGCTGAACATAAACGTGCCTCAGATAAAAGAGAACGTAAACATAGTAAAAATAACTCCAACATGCCACAGACAAGAAAACAAGCGATAGCATCAAAGAAAAAAAGAAAAACTACAAAACGCGACTAA
- the truC gene encoding tRNA pseudouridine(65) synthase TruC: protein MFEDFTLEIIYKDDYLVAINKPSGLLVHKSMIDRHEIYYAMKILRDQIGQWVYPIHRLDKPTSGVLLFALDSESAKLMSEQFKKHTIQKTYIAVGRGYTPIKGIIDHALKEKLDKIADKDISKEKEPQEAITEFKLLDTVEINAAVGRYDKTRYSLVELKPKTGRKHQLRRHMKHMNHHILGDTKYGRGEHNKFIRERYNMNRLLLHAIGLDILHPYTQEPLCLKASLDETFKSIINEFGWKLDYNK, encoded by the coding sequence ATGTTTGAAGACTTCACTCTTGAGATAATCTACAAAGACGATTATCTCGTCGCAATCAATAAGCCCTCCGGACTTTTGGTCCACAAATCAATGATAGACCGCCATGAAATTTACTATGCTATGAAAATACTCCGTGACCAGATTGGGCAGTGGGTATATCCTATTCACAGACTCGATAAACCAACTTCTGGGGTACTTCTCTTTGCTCTAGATAGCGAGAGCGCAAAGCTAATGAGTGAGCAGTTTAAAAAACATACAATACAAAAAACGTATATTGCAGTAGGTCGTGGATATACACCAATAAAGGGCATTATAGACCATGCACTCAAAGAAAAATTAGACAAGATTGCAGATAAAGACATAAGTAAAGAAAAAGAGCCTCAAGAGGCAATCACAGAGTTTAAACTACTTGACACGGTTGAGATAAACGCCGCAGTGGGCAGATACGATAAAACGAGATACTCATTAGTGGAGTTAAAGCCTAAAACTGGCCGAAAACATCAACTCCGCCGCCATATGAAACATATGAATCATCATATTTTAGGCGATACAAAGTATGGAAGAGGAGAGCATAATAAATTTATACGAGAAAGATATAATATGAATAGATTGCTCCTTCATGCTATTGGCTTAGATATTTTACATCCATATACACAGGAACCATTATGTTTAAAGGCTTCTTTAGATGAGACATTTAAAAGTATTATTAATGAATTTGGGTGGAAGTTAGACTATAATAAATAA
- the pepN gene encoding aminopeptidase N, which produces MSEIEAIYLKDYKKPAFSIESVNLEFDLYEEFAIVTNIMKMNKVDGNEKTLELHSTDLELVELYINDLKLKESRYIISKESLSVLNVPSEFTLKVVNKIYPQNNTELEGLYKSGSIFCTQNEPEGFRSITPYLDRPDVMSVFTTTVIADKESYPVLLSNGNKVDTKDRVDKRRSVTWHDPHPKPSYLFALVAGDLGSITDEFTTASGSNVELNIYCDKGNESKCYHAMKSLKEAMLWDEQKYGREYDLDIYNIVAVDSFNMGAMENKGLNIFNSAYVLADEDSASDANFMGIQSVIAHEYFHNWTGNRITCRDWFQLTLKEGLTVFRDQCFSADLNSAEVQRIDDVKSLRERQFVEDASPTAHPIQPKSYISMNNFYTSTVYEKGAEVIRMIHTLLGEENYRKATDLYFKSFDGQAVTTDDFLWAMQEASGIDLSAFKTWYHQSGTPKLKVEESFSDGVYKLTLTQVIPNAVDSTKQNPYYYPLKMGLLDESGEEILAQTLVVSKEREEFIFQNLKSKPILSINRAFSAPIIVEQKSAEYAFLMKYDSDSFVKYESAQNFAVETIESMMRGQEINSSFVEAYGHLLDLDIDLSYKALLLELPSVSTLMQRQDEVDFEPIYEAKEKLAKHLAVTFEDKVMKLYVDNHFPNVSAIDSLNMGKRSLKNRALKILAPLETPAIGKLTQAQYNESLSMSDRVVALDILENTFSDFALEALGDFYSKYKDQTLVMNKYFSILSASHREGVLKRVIELQNDEVYDEKVPNLVRSLIGVFARNYKYFHAKDASGYKFVADKIIEIDKINPQMASGLAGAFKIYSRINTLNKELMRVELQRILNTKELSKNSFEIISKILK; this is translated from the coding sequence ATGAGCGAAATAGAAGCAATTTATTTAAAAGATTATAAGAAGCCTGCGTTTAGCATAGAGAGTGTAAATTTAGAGTTTGATTTGTATGAAGAGTTCGCTATTGTAACAAATATTATGAAGATGAATAAAGTTGATGGGAATGAGAAAACTTTAGAGCTTCATAGTACTGATTTAGAGTTAGTAGAACTTTATATCAATGATTTAAAACTCAAAGAGAGTCGCTACATTATTTCAAAAGAGTCACTGAGCGTACTTAACGTACCATCGGAGTTTACTCTCAAAGTAGTCAATAAAATTTACCCACAAAATAATACAGAACTCGAAGGCTTGTATAAGTCAGGTTCGATTTTTTGTACGCAAAATGAACCGGAGGGTTTTCGTAGCATAACACCATACTTAGACCGTCCTGACGTAATGAGCGTCTTTACCACTACTGTGATAGCAGACAAAGAAAGCTACCCAGTACTACTTAGTAATGGAAATAAAGTTGATACAAAAGACAGAGTCGATAAACGCCGTAGCGTTACTTGGCACGACCCTCATCCAAAACCCTCTTATCTTTTTGCGCTTGTCGCAGGTGATTTAGGAAGTATAACTGATGAGTTCACAACTGCAAGTGGTTCTAATGTAGAGTTAAATATCTACTGTGATAAAGGTAATGAGTCAAAGTGTTACCATGCAATGAAGTCGCTTAAAGAGGCAATGCTTTGGGATGAGCAGAAGTATGGTCGCGAGTATGACTTAGATATCTACAACATTGTCGCGGTAGATAGCTTTAACATGGGGGCAATGGAAAATAAAGGTCTGAACATCTTTAACTCCGCTTATGTTCTCGCAGATGAAGATAGTGCGAGTGACGCAAACTTTATGGGTATCCAGTCCGTTATAGCGCATGAATACTTTCATAACTGGACAGGAAACCGTATTACCTGTCGTGATTGGTTTCAGCTTACTCTTAAAGAGGGACTTACGGTGTTTCGTGATCAATGCTTCTCGGCTGATTTAAACTCTGCAGAGGTTCAACGCATAGATGACGTAAAATCTTTAAGAGAACGCCAGTTTGTAGAAGATGCGTCTCCAACGGCACACCCAATCCAGCCAAAATCATATATATCTATGAATAACTTTTACACCTCTACCGTTTACGAAAAAGGCGCTGAGGTTATAAGAATGATACATACCCTTTTAGGTGAAGAGAACTACCGTAAAGCTACTGACCTCTATTTTAAAAGTTTTGATGGACAAGCGGTAACTACGGATGATTTTTTATGGGCTATGCAAGAGGCAAGTGGAATTGACTTGAGTGCGTTTAAGACTTGGTATCATCAAAGTGGAACTCCAAAACTAAAAGTAGAGGAGAGTTTTAGTGATGGCGTTTATAAACTTACCCTAACGCAAGTTATTCCAAACGCCGTAGATTCAACTAAACAAAACCCTTATTATTATCCTCTTAAAATGGGACTTCTTGATGAATCTGGAGAGGAAATCCTCGCACAGACTTTAGTCGTGAGTAAAGAGAGAGAAGAGTTTATTTTCCAAAACCTAAAGAGCAAGCCTATTTTATCTATAAACAGAGCTTTTAGTGCACCTATTATCGTAGAACAAAAGAGTGCCGAATATGCATTTTTAATGAAGTATGATAGTGATAGTTTTGTAAAGTATGAATCAGCGCAAAACTTTGCCGTAGAGACTATAGAGTCCATGATGAGGGGCCAAGAGATAAACAGCTCCTTTGTTGAGGCTTATGGACATCTTCTTGATTTAGATATTGACCTCTCGTATAAAGCGCTGCTTTTGGAACTTCCATCAGTCTCAACACTTATGCAACGCCAAGATGAAGTGGATTTTGAACCTATATATGAGGCTAAAGAGAAGCTGGCTAAGCATTTAGCTGTGACCTTTGAAGATAAAGTAATGAAACTTTATGTTGATAATCATTTTCCAAATGTCTCGGCAATAGATAGTCTAAACATGGGTAAACGCTCCCTCAAAAATAGAGCTCTTAAAATACTTGCACCGTTAGAGACTCCAGCTATCGGTAAACTTACACAAGCACAGTATAATGAGTCTCTAAGCATGAGCGATAGAGTTGTTGCTCTTGATATTTTAGAGAACACCTTTAGTGATTTTGCACTTGAAGCACTGGGTGATTTTTACTCCAAATATAAAGATCAAACATTAGTTATGAACAAGTACTTCTCTATACTCTCAGCTTCACATAGAGAGGGTGTCTTAAAAAGGGTTATAGAACTGCAAAATGATGAGGTTTATGATGAAAAAGTTCCAAACCTTGTTCGTTCGCTCATAGGGGTGTTTGCAAGAAACTATAAGTACTTCCATGCAAAAGATGCAAGTGGATATAAGTTTGTAGCTGATAAAATTATAGAGATAGATAAAATAAATCCTCAGATGGCTTCAGGCCTAGCAGGTGCATTTAAAATTTATAGTAGAATAAACACTCTCAATAAAGAACTGATGAGAGTAGAACTTCAGAGGATATTAAACACTAAAGAGTTGTCAAAAAACTCTTTTGAAATAATTTCTAAAATTCTTAAGTAG